The Episyrphus balteatus chromosome 4, idEpiBalt1.1, whole genome shotgun sequence genome includes a window with the following:
- the LOC129919228 gene encoding uncharacterized protein LOC129919228, whose amino-acid sequence MSLEALILACDELVDLHASFKGKSARELKKSAFEAYRVELQALWLDVKKAYSEYISAAAADDVLIASLPEVKAKYRNSSDTYIEFLSDILEATRPQEVSLKSNNEKSDNVELKHHMHLPPCETEIFSGNFLKWPAFRDMFTALYIRHARLSPVQKLFHLRARTKDHALSIVSKFEITDDNFEAAWAALKEHYENKRVLVNNHLSILLGQVRITVESADALKELQSNINEAIIALESYGIEVKKWDALVTYVCASRLPPQTLSLWEESLANPKEIQSWEKMNIFITNRYRVLDNVSDMNKENKVLKNSGSKQQSSSSFPRVRTHHAQVSSQCKVCKGTHALRVCPDFLKMSVSQRRNTIRKLKYCYNCLAFSHLVTACQSESTCFHCKGKHHSLLHFDKSPSGSFTPQIQSTHSTSAASQNAQQHTVPRDSSNIKLSNTEESPNVSANAFFAKTKRTTLLATAMIRIHHHHTDFEWRALIDPGSEISFISEEVQRKLKLPVQSVMATVAGVNSSVTATSNKMCSFTLRSKFDKQFSLSARALVLKTVSDSLPSISIDIGNTQNLFDFPLADPCFNQSGKIDLLIGADLYPLIIRDGLKFNVFQRIMAQNTVFGWVLLGPLEPPISQNNIEYTRSLSFFNEVTVDEEIQRFWKLEELPQILLLTAAEQFCENLFEKTTYQDKTGRFVVRLPFKDDSFQSPGLGNSYEIAKRQFLRNEKRLLYSPILKNEYDSVLSEYIDLGHMKPSDSADKVCENGTSYAMPHHAVIKPESLTTKVRVVFNASCSSSNGKSLNDLLYPGPALQTDITLLMLNWRLYKYVFNSDVEKMYRQIKIYPDQTPFQKILFRQNPKDDLSVFEMLTLTFGVSCSPYLAIRSLHQLAKEVNRSHPLASKILLNELFVDDVLSGAHDISTAVEAQFELIEVLKSAGFNLRKWTSNAKELLSPLPKGSLLNEDFLTIDDKSSVKMLGIKWKATLDTFSFSVQSIPQSNSFSKRSVLSVIAKLYDPIGWLAPIVITAKILIQQIWKDKTEWDSCLLPTTEQSWKVFVASLPEVANVSIPRWVEYTPHAVSQIHGFCDASEKAYAACIYLRVQQQDRITSHLLWAKSKVAPVNTISLPRLELQGAVLLSKMISLLSTALQIQNVSLVKLWTDSTIVLAWLQKQPCSWQTFVANRAAEILKNTTMTDWSHVVSGENPADLATRGVSPVDLRESSLWWNGPHWLLKPQSFWPQSKLEPVDESCLEVKKVKSFKQQVVQDFEEDLAKFSNWPKALCVFAYMERFHHSFKRYGGTKYSSSELSYEEFNLAKQTLIVFTQQKYFKKEYGDLVQGKQLESKSWLGKFNPFIDDKSVMRANGRLALSTISYNEKFPILLPVKCLFVQLYIQYIHELSLHGEIQIVMRMIRSEYWIPQVKSLVKKCIIRCTVCTRYKKHVQTQLMGALPKERTVLGRPFTNTGVDFAGPFLIKTYYGRKCRLDKGYVCIFVCFATRAIHLELVSELTTQAFLASFTRFISRRGTPEQMFSDHGTNFVGASKVLLSDFHKSLLHCPSAAAHKLKWNFIPPGSPHMGGLWEAGVKSFKGHFRKVAGNEKFTFEEFTTLLTRIECTLNSRPLSPMSEDVSDIVPLTPGHFLTGGVLNGLPEPSYSDQSLSIINRWRKLQILHHQLSARWKEEYLKELHKRYKWKYPERNVQIDDLVIIRNENLPPNEWRLGRVINVHAGHDNKIRVAEIRTEKGIITRSIAKICILLPQK is encoded by the coding sequence atgagTTTGGAGGCTTTAATTTTGGCATGCGATGAGCTCGTTGATTTACATGCGTCATTTAAAGGAAAATCTGCTAGAGAGCTAAAAAAATCGGCTTTTGAAGCTTATCGGGTTGAACTCCAAGCACTTTGGCTTGATGTTAAGAAAGCATACAGTGAATATATTAGTGCGGCGGCCGCTGATGACGTTCTCATCGCGTCACTCCCTGAGGTTAAGGCAAAATATAGAAACTCTTCGGACACATATATTGAATTTCTCAGTGATATTTTGGAGGCGACGCGGCCCCAAGAGGTTAGTTTAAAATCGAATAACGAAAAGAGTGATAATGTCGAATTAAAGCATCATATGCATCTTCCGCCGTGTGAAACGGAAATATTTAGTGGCAATTTTCTCAAATGGCCAGCATTTAGAGACATGTTTACGGCACTTTACATTCGACACGCAAGGTTAAGTCccgttcaaaaactttttcacttGCGTGCTCGAACTAAAGATCATGCCTTAAGCATAGTCTCTAAATTTGAGATAACAGATGATAATTTCGAGGCTGCTTGGGCAGCTCTCAAAGAACACTACGAAAATAAAAGGGTTTTAGTGAATAATCATCTAAGTATTTTGCTTGGTCAGGTGCGCATAACGGTTGAATCGGCAGATGCATTAAAGGAATTGCAGAGCAATATTAATGAAGCTATTATAGCTTTAGAGTCGTATGGTATTGAGGTGAAAAAGTGGGATGCGTTGGTTACATACGTTTGTGCGTCTCGTCTCCCACCACAGACTTTATCCCTTTGGGAAGAATCACTTGCGAATCCAAAGGAAATTCAGTCATGggaaaaaatgaacatttttatcaCAAATAGGTACCGGGTCCTAGATAACGTTTCAGATATgaacaaagaaaataaagttttgaaaaattcggGTTCAAAACAGCAATCTTCAAGTTCATTTCCACGTGTTCGAACACATCACGCTCAAGTTAGTTCGCAATGTAAAGTTTGTAAGGGGACTCATGCACTTCGTGTATGcccagattttttgaaaatgagcgtTTCTCAAAGGAGAAACACTAttcgaaaattaaaatattgctaTAATTGTCTAGCATTCAGTCACTTGGTAACCGCCTGCCAGAGTGAAAGTACATGTTTTCACTGTAAGGGAAAACATCACTCATTGCTACATTTTGACAAATCTCCTTCGGGGAGCTTTACTCCACAAATACAGTCCACTCATTCAACTTCAGCTGCAAGTCAAAATGCCCAACAACATACTGTACCAAGGGACAGTTCAAATATCAAGCTTTCAAATACGGAAGAAAGCCCCAATGTTTCGGCAAACGCATTTTTTGCCAAAACTAAACGCACAACTCTTTTAGCTACTGCGATGATTCGGATTCATCACCATCACACTGATTTTGAGTGGAGGGCGCTTATTGATCCGGGTTCGGAAATCTCATTTATTTCCGAAGAAGTTCAAAGAAAGTTAAAATTGCCCGTTCAATCGGTTATGGCAACGGTTGCAGGCGTTAATTCCTCGGTAACGGCAACTTCAAACAAAATGTGCTCATTCACTCTCAGATCGAAATTCGATAAACAATTTTCACTTTCCGCTCGGGCACTTGTCCTTAAAACGGTTTCGGACAGTTTGCCTTCCATATCCATTGATATTGGAAATactcaaaatttgtttgacttTCCCTTAGCGGACCCTTGTTTCAATCAAAGTGGAAAGATTGATTTACTGATCGGTGCAGATTTATACCCACTTATTATTCGCGatggattaaaatttaatgtttttcaaaGAATTATGGCTCAGAACACAGTTTTCGGATGGGTATTGCTGGGTCCTTTGGAACCACCCATTTCTCAAAATAATATCGAATATACTCGATCGCTGTCTTTTTTTAATGAGGTAACGGTGGATGAAGAAATCCAAAGATTTTGGAAACTTGAGGAGCTTCCACAAATCTTATTGTTAACGGCCGCAGAACAATTCTGCGAAAATCTTTTCGAAAAAACAACGTACCAAGATAAAACGGGTCGGTTTGTTGTAAGGCTACCGTTTAAAGACGATTCCTTTCAAAGTCCAGGGTTAGGAAATTCGTATGAAATTGCAAAACGTCAATTTCTACGAAATGAAAAGCGTCTTTTATATAGTCCCATACTAAAAAATGAGTACGATTCGGTGCTGTCGGAATATATTGATTTAGGGCATATGAAACCAAGTGATTCCGCGGATAAGGTATGCGAAAACGGCACATCATATGCTATGCCACATCATGCAGTGATTAAACCGGAAAGCCTAACGACAAAAGTTCGCGTTGTTTTCAACGCATCATGTTCCTCTTCAAACGGGAAGAGTTTAAACGATTTGTTGTATCCAGGCCCGGCACTTCAAACGGATATAACACTCTTGATGTTAAATTGGCGGCTTTATAAGTACGTGTTCAACAGTGATGTCGAAAAAATGTATCGACAGATAAAAATATATCCCGATCAAacgccttttcaaaaaattttgtttcgtcAGAACCCGAAAGATGATCTAAGCGTTTTTGAAATGTTAACACTAACATTTGGTGTTTCCTGCTCCCCATATTTAGCAATTCGTTCTTTGCATCAGTTGGCTAAGGAAGTAAATCGGTCTCATCCTCTAGcatcaaaaattcttttaaacgAGTTGTTTGTAGATGACGTTCTTTCAGGGGCTCATGACATTTCCACTGCGGTAGAAGCTCAATTCGAATTAATTGAGGTATTAAAGTCTGCCGGTTTCAATTTAAGAAAGTGGACATCGAACGCGAAGGAGTTACTGAGTCCTCTGCCTAAAGGTTCACTTCTTAACGAAGATTTCCTAACTATTGATGATAAaagttctgtaaaaatgcttgGCATAAAATGGAAAGCTACTTTAGATACATTTTCGTTTTCGGTACAATCAATACCACAATCTAACTCTTTCTCAAAACGCTCAGTTCTATCCGTCATTGCAAAATTGTATGATCCTATAGGGTGGTTGGCCCCTATTGTGATCACAGCAAAAATACTGATACAACAAATTTGGAAGGATAAAACTGAATGGGATAGTTGTCTTCTTCCCACCACCGAACAGAGTTGGAAAGTATTTGTGGCAAGTTTGCCCGAGGTTGCAAATGTAAGCATACCACGATGGGTGGAATACACTCCGCACGCTGTTTCACAGATCCACGGATTCTGTGACGCGTCCGAAAAGGCTTATGCGGCATGTATTTATTTACGAGTGCAACAACAAGATAGAATTACCTCCCATCTCTTGTGGGCGAAATCAAAGGTAGCGCCAGTAAATACTATCTCGTTACCAAGGCTAGAGTTGCAAGGGGCAGTTCTTCTATCTAAAATGATCAGTTTATTATCAACAgctcttcaaattcaaaatgtttCATTAGTTAAGTTGTGGACGGATTCCACTATAGTCTTAGCCTGGCTTCAAAAACAACCATGTTCATGGCAAACGTTTGTGGCAAACAGAGCagcagaaattttgaaaaatacgaCGATGACTGATTGGTCACATGTAGTTTCGGGTGAAAACCCAGCGGATCTAGCCACGAGAGGAGTATCTCCTGTGGATTTAAGAGAAAGTTCTTTGTGGTGGAACGGTCCCCACTGGTTATTGAAACCCCAATCATTTTGGCCACAATCCAAGCTTGAACCAGTTGATGAGTCATGTTTAGaagtaaaaaaggtaaaatcgTTTAAACAACAGGTCGTACAGGACTTCGAGGAAGATTTAGCTAAATTTTCAAACTGGCCTAAGGCTTTGTGCGTATTTGCTTACATGGAGCGGTTTCATCACTCTTTTAAAAGGTATGGAGGCACAAAATATTCATCGTCAGAACTTTCATATGAAGAGTTTAATCTAGCCAAACAAACGTTAATTGTATtcacacaacaaaaatatttcaaaaaagaatatgGTGATTTAGTACAGGGAAAACAATTAGAGTCGAAAAGTTGGTTGGGAAAGTTCAATCCCTTTATTGATGACAAGAGTGTCATGCGTGCGAATGGGAGATTAGCTTTGTCAACTATATCGTATAACGAAAAATTCCCCATACTTCTTCCCGTAAAATGTCTTTTTGTTCAACTTTATATACAATACATTCACGAGCTTTCACTACATGGTGAAATTCAAATCGTGATGCGCATGATAAGATCGGAATATTGGATTCCACAGGTTAAAAGCCTCGTAAAAAAGTGTATTATAAGGTGTACAGTGTGTACTCGGTACAAAAAGCATGTTCAAACCCAATTGATGGGTGCGTTACCTAAAGAAAGAACGGTTTTAGGTCGCCCTTTTACGAATACTGGAGTGGATTTTGCGGGTCCGTTTCTCATTAAGACGTATTATGGTCGAAAATGTCGTTTAGACAAAGGGTACGTTTGTATCTTTGTATGTTTTGCAACGCGTGCCATACACTTGGAACTTGTCAGTGAGCTAACAACCCAAGCATTTCTTGCGTCATTTACTCGTTTCATTTCTCGACGGGGAACTCCAGAACAAATGTTCTCAGATCACGGCACGAACTTTGTGGGTGCATCCAAAGTTCTTTTATCTGATTTTCACAAATCACTTTTACATTGCCCTAGTGCAGCTGCTCACAAGCTAAAATGGAATTTTATCCCTCCAGGGTCACCCCACATGGGTGGGTTGTGGGAAGCGGGGGTCAAGAGTTTCAAAGGGCATTTCAGGAAGGTAGCAGGTAATGAAAAATTCACCTTCGAAGAATTTACTACCTTGCTTACCCGAATTGAATGCACTTTGAACTCGCGACCCTTGTCACCGATGTCTGAAGATGTGTCAGATATCGTCCCACTGACCCCTGGTCATTTCCTCACTGGAGGAGTGTTAAATGGTTTGCCCGAACCGTCATATTCAGATCAATCGTTAAGTATTATAAATCGGTGGAGAAAGTTGCAAATTCTTCATCATCAACTAAGCGCTCGTTGGAAAGAGGAATATTTAAAGGAACTCCATAAACGGTATAAATGGAAGTATCCCGAAAGAAATGTTCAAATTGACGATCTCGTCATTAtacgaaatgaaaatttgccCCCAAACGAGTGGCGCCTTGGGAGAGTCATCAACGTGCACGCCGGACATGATAACAAAATTCGCGTCGCGGAAATTCGAACCGAAAAGGGAATAATTACTCGCTCAATTGCCAAAATTTGCATCCTTCTACCTCAAAagtaa